The following coding sequences lie in one Arachis stenosperma cultivar V10309 chromosome 5, arast.V10309.gnm1.PFL2, whole genome shotgun sequence genomic window:
- the LOC130980654 gene encoding uncharacterized protein LOC130980654, translating into MGIEEEHGSNTASSTLNLGISKFSVESTYKGGIAHHPTLNLGKSKLSVDSKRKHVKLKTALINLLPKFHGLPAQEPLKHLRDFQTACSTVWRYGATETSILLAAFLFSLEEKAREWYYTQPEAVVTNWDTLRREFLENYFPAEVTDRLRKEISMIIKGESETFYEYREHFTNLLDVCPYHMIDKLVLIGYFTQAMKPQDKTTLDGASNASLKKHKTTDEAWQLIADLAESARTHKRNRKNHPKAVVEVSSSNENNALTQSICEMTNLLKQIHLGQQQSQPPSPQHSQQLVPQRVCGICVDYNHYTDECPQLQHEDNTVAATHNFYDRPNQGHYQQGGNYNQGGNFNQGWRDNYNRGGRDGQGNQRWNNNNNQQNRYQQNPAYQQQNQNQIGSLNNSNNQPSNSSGIPSQPLPNPKGGINAITLRSGTTLQERNPEEPSPQKHASAEDMVEVEDVEKEDEVQDTVEEEVTQPENGTPEGAKATRDAIPIPFPHLAKKPRKQMELNPKMVEILKKVEITVPFFDVIQQVPKYTKFLKDLCIYKDKINELETIPLSSFISALMGDIPEKLVGIAEDMLVSIKGLTFSIDFYILEMPPNDSGKPSSILLRRPFLKTSKFKLDPFSGTYSFEIGGRAVSFNLNEAMKHPPEDHSIFQCDIIDERVAAFHQEAVEEMHMVQGPSVGTPSEHNENTLPSSLAQDDPVPSQEQNLELKPLPPHLKYAYLEDN; encoded by the exons ATGGGAATTGAGGAAGAGCATGGAAGCAACACTGCCTCCTCCACACTGAACTTGGGAATTTCTAAGTTCAGCGTGGAGTCCACTTACAAAGGAGGAATTGCACATCACCCCACGCTGAACTTGGGAAAATCCAAGCTCAGCGTGGACTCAAAAAGGAAGC ATGTTAAACTGAAGACTGCATTAATCAATCTACTGCcaaagtttcatggcttacctgctcaagagcctctcAAGCACCTCAGGGATTTTCAAACAGCCTGTTCTACTGTCTGGCGTTATGGTGCAACTGAGACTTCTATTCTGCTGGCAGCATTCCTGTTTTCTCTTGAGGAAAAGGCGAGGGaatggtactacactcaacctgaAGCAGTCGTTACTAATTGGGATACACTCAGGAGAGAATTCCTCGAAAACtactttccagctgaagttacTGATAGACTAAGGAAAGAGATTTCAATGATCATCAAAGGCGAATCTGAGACTTTCTACGAGTACAGGGAGCACTTCACTAATCTCCTAGACGTATGCCCCTACCACATGATTGACAAGTTGGTGTTGATCGGCTACTTCACACAAGCCATGAAGCCTCAAGATAAGACTACATTAGATGGTGCAAGTAATGCTTCTCTGAAAAAGCACAAGACCACAGATGAAGCATGGCAACTGATCGCCGACTTGGCTGAGTCTGCTCGGACTCACAAGCGCAATAGGAAAAACCACCCTAAGGCTGTGGTAGAGGTTTCCTCTAGCAATGAGAATAATGCTCTCACACAATCAATATGTGAGATGACCAACCTACTGAAGCAGATACATCTGGGCCAGCAACAATCTCAGCCCCCTTCACCACAACATAGCCAACAACTGGTTCCTCAGAGAGTGTGTGGAATATGCGTTGATTATAATCATTACACTGATGAGTGTCCACAGCTCCAACATGAGGACAACACCGTGGCAGCTACTCAcaatttctatgaccgcccgAATCAAGGACACTACCAACAAGGCGGCAACTATAACCAAGGTGGGAACTTTAACCAAGGTTGGAGGGATAActataacagaggaggcagagacgGCCaaggaaatcagaggtggaataataacaacaatcagCAGAACCGGTATCAGCAGAATCCTGCCTATCAACAGCAGAACCAGAACCAG attggatcactgAATAACTCCAACAACCAGCCTTCAAACTCCAGTGGAATTCCTTCTCAACCCTTACCCAACCCCAAgggtggcatcaatgccatcaccttGAGGTCTGGAACCACACTGCAAGAGAGGAATCCTGAGGAGCCAAGCCCACAAAAACATGCCTCAGCTGAGGACATGGTGGAGGTGGAGGATGTTGAAAAGGAAGATGAAGTACAGGACACGGTTGAAGAAGAGGTAACTCAACCAGAGAATGGCACACCAGAAGGAGCTAAAGCTACCAGAGACGCCATCCCTATCCCATTTCCACACCTTGCAAAAAAGCCCAGAAAGCAGATGGAACTTAACCcaaaaatggtagaaatcttaAAAAAGGTTGAGATAACTGTTCCcttttttgatgttattcagcaagtacctaaatatACGAAGTTTCTAAAGGATTTGTGCATATATAAGGATAagattaatgaattagaaactattcctttaagTAGTTTTATTTCTGCATTGATGGGggatatacctgaaaaat tggtTGGAATTGCTGAGGACATGTTGGTGAGCATTAAGGGGCTCACATTTTCCATTGACTTCTATATCTTGGAAATGCCCCCAAATGACTCAGGAAAACCGTCATCCATCTTGCTCAGAAGACCATTTCTGAAGACCTCAAAGTTCAAGTTGGATCCATTCTCAGGAACCTATTCCTTTGAGATAGGCGGCCGAGCAGTGAGCTTCAATCTGAATGAGGCTATGAAGCACCCTCCGGAAGATCATTCCATCTTCCAGTGCGACATCATTGATGAGAGAGTAGCCGCATTTCAccaagaagcagtagaagagaTGCACATGGTgcaaggtccaagtgtggggacaccCTCTGAACACAATGAGAACACCTTGCCATCTTCACTAGCTCAAGACGATCCAGTACCCAGTCAGGAGCAGAATTTGGAGTTAAAACCCCTTCCACCCcacctcaagtatgcttaccttgaggacaATTAG